CTGGTCGCCGTACGGACGGCCGCGTCGGCCCGCAGCTTGGCGGCCTGGGCCGCGTCCGCGTCGGAGCGGGCCCGCGTGGCGGCGGCCTCCGCGCGCGTGGCGGCGGCGTCCGCGTCGGCCGCGGCCTGGGTCGCCGCGTCCGCCTCGGAGCGGGCCGAACCCGCGGCGGACTCTGCGTCGCCCGCTGCCTTGTCCGCCTCGTCGGCGGCGGCCCGGGACTCCTTGGCGTCGGACGCCGAATCATGGGCCTCGGCGTAGGCGTCCTTGGCATCGGCCTTGGCACGGGCGGCGTTCGCCTTGCTCTCGGCGTCCCACGCGTCGTCCCGCTTGCCCTTGGCCCGGTCCCGGGCGCCCTCGGCGTCCTGCCGCTTGGCGCGGGCCGTGGACTCGGCGTTCTCCGCCCGGCCCTTGGCCTCCTGGGCGGTCTTCGCGTACCCCTGCGCGTTCTCGTTGTGCTGCGCCGCCTCGGCCTGCTTGGCGGCGGCGGTCTCCTTCTCCGCCTTCGCCGTCGCCGCCTCGGCCTCCGCCGCGAGCCGCTTGGCGTGCGCGTCGGCGGCCGCGGCCTTCGCGTCGGCCTCGGCCTTCTGCGTCTCGGCGAGCTTGGCCTTGGCGAGGTCGCGGGCGGCCTTGGCGGTCTGCGCCTGTACGGCGGCCGCGTCGGCGGCGGCCTTCGCCTGGGCCCGGGCCTCGTTCGCCGCCGCGGTACGGAAGGCGGCCTTGGACTGCGCGGCCTGCGTCAGCGCGCGGGCGGTGATGGTGGCGCTGTCCCCGGCGGCCGCGCGGGTGGCCGCGTAAGCGGTGTCACCGGCCTTCGCCAGAGCGTCCAGCGCGGCGGCCGACGCCTTGGTGACCTGCGCCTTCTGCTGCCCGACGAGCAGACCTCGGCCGCGCGGCGCACCCGCCTCGTCGGCGATGCCGTACGCCGCCGTCAGCGCGGTGTCCGACGTGGTGGCGGCCGTCTTCGCCGCCGTGGCCTGGGCCTTGAGCAGGTCGAGCTGCTTCTTCGCCGCGGTCTGGGCGTCCGTCACGCCCTTGGCCGCCTTGTCGAACTGGGCCTTGGTCGGGTAGTCGAGGCTGTCGGTGCCCTGGTGCCCGGACGGGACGACGTCGAACTGCTGCGGGGCCTTGCCGGTGCAGTCCCACATCCGGCCGTCGCGGCTGTTGGTGTAGTCGGCGAGGTCGAGACAGTTGCCGGTGCCCGGGTTGTACAACCGCGAGGTGCCGTGCGTGCCGTACTCCCACTTCTGCGAAGCCCCGGTGCCGCAGGTGGAGATCTGCACGGCCGTGCCGTTGGCGCTCGCTCCGCCCTTGACGGTCAGGCACTTGCCCGAGTTGGGATTGGACAGGCGGTCGCCGGAGATCTGCCACTTCTGCCCGACGCTGCCGTTGCAGGTGTAGATCTGCACGGGCGTGCCGTTGTCCTTCTTGCCGCCTGCCACGTCGAGGCACTTGTCGCTCGCCCCGTGGGCGTGCACGACGAACGGGCTGTCACCGATCCAGCCGGGTCCGCCGGCCGACCAGTAGTCCTGCCAGCGGACCAGGTGGTCGGCGCGCCAGGAGAGCCCGAGCATCTCGCCGAGCGCCTTGGAACCGGCGGCGAGGGCCTTGGTGGCGTTCTTGTTGGCGGTCAGGACCTGGTTGCGCGGAGCCGCCTGCGCGGCGATCTCCTGCTGCCACTCGGCGGACGCGGCGGCGACCTCCCTGCCGAGCACCCTGTTCGGGTCGACCGGGGTGCGCCAGGCGCAGGAGGCGAACCGGGTCTTCAGATCCTCGACCGCGATGCGGAATTCGACGCTGCCCGGCTCGGGCGCGGTGCGCGGAAAACCGCCGTACGCCAGGAAGAGCCGGGCGTTGTCGGCGGCCACCGGCTCCATGGACCAGTTCACGAGCTGGTCGTATGCCTCGTGTTCGGCATAGGCCTGCCGGCGCTGCTCGGTGGGCATCGAGGGGTCGGGGGTCTTGCCGTAGAGCGGTTCGCCGAGGTCCTTGACCGCCTTGACGGTGGCGGCGTCGGCCCCCGGGGTCAGGTCGCGGTAGAAGTCTCCCTCGTCCTTCCAGAACTGCTCCCAGATCCACTTGGCGATGCCGGTCTGCTGGAAGAAGTTCGGGCGGTCGTCGCCGCCCACGCCCGGCGGCCATTCGAAGTCGGTGACCGACTTGAAGCCGCCGGGGGTGGGCAGCCCGGAAATCCCGAAGTCCCCGATGTGGTCGTAGAGCGCGTGGCCTTCTTTTTCGGCGGCGTCCGCGTCCTGCTGGAACGCCGTCGACAGCGGAGTGGTGTTCCAGTACTCCCGGTTCGCCGCGGTGTGCAGCTTGTCCGGCGTCTGGTTCAGCCCGTCCTGCGCGACGCCGGACATGGCCTGACCCCCCGTCCGCAGGGACTCGGCGAGCAGGCACTGGTCCTGTCGGAGCTGCTCGGCCGCCTTGGCGTCGAAGCCGTCGTAGCTGTCTCCGGTGTCGGCCACGGCAGCCATGTCGTCTGCCGCGTACCGGCTGATCAGGTCCGGCTGTACGGCCACTGAGCCGAGCAGGGCAACGGCGACCGCGGATGTCAGCAACGGCGTCAAAAGTCTGGATCGCGTGCGGGCACGCGTGAAGAGCCGATATCTCGGCATGTTGGTCTGTCCTCCCCGTGGCGGCGGTGTTCCCCCGGCCGCCGTGAACGCGCTCTGAGTCGGAGTGGTCGGCTCCCCCCGGCGCGGCGTTTACCTTAGACATACCTGTCGGGTGCAGGACAAGAGTGTTCTGGGTTACATGTGGGAAACATGTGAAGCCCGTGGTGTCCGGGCAGCTCGTGCAGTTCGGGGCAGGGCATGACGAAGGCCCCGTCACTCGAAGCGACGGGGCCTTTGCCAGTGTGTTGCCACACAAACATGGGGTTGCCTCTGGAAGATCGGAAGAGGCGAGTGGAGATGGCGGGAATCGAACCCGCGTCCAACGGTGCAGAATCAGGGCTTCTCCGTGTGCAGTTCGCTGTGATTTTCTCGGCCCCGGCGATCACGCGAACAAGTCGCCGACGGGCCCAGTCACTGTTTGATTTCCCATCGAACCCCGTGACCGGGCTCGATGGTTTAGTTCCCTAGATTATGCCAGGGTCCGGGTCGGGAACACTCCCGGGCTGACACCCGTAAGGGCCTTCACTCACTGCTTATTAGGCAGCGAGGGCGAAGGCGCGGGAATCGCTCTTGGAATTGGCGATTATTGGTTGCGACATATGGTTAACGAGATCATTGCCGCTTCCTCGACACGCTTCACCTGCTTCAACAGCCGCTGTCGAAACCGATCATCCCCATGTTTTCCGCTATTGAGTTATGTACAGCCAATCACCCACCGGTCGCGGCCGGTGTTGACACCATCGTACGTGACCCACGCCCGCCGATGCCACCGAATTCCCGGCGACCCTCGGCCGGCCTCGCCCTACGGACGCCTACTGGCCCCGCTGCTTCCTCTTGGCCGCCGCGATGGCCCGGTCCGACTCCCGCCGGTCCTGCTGCTCCCGCAGCGTCTGCCGCTTGTCGTACTCCTTCTTGCCTCGCGCGAGGGCGATCTCGGCCTTGGCCCGGCCGTTGAGGAAGTACAGGGCGAGCGGCACGATCGTGTGGCCCGTCTCCTGGAGCTTCGACTCCAGCTTGTCGATCTCCTCCCGGTGCAGCAGCAGCTTGCGCTTGCGGCGGGCGGAGTGGTTGGTCCAACTGCCCTGGTGGTACTCCGGGATGTGGGCGTTGTGCAGCCACGCCTCGCCCTGGTCGATCTGGACGAAGCCGTCGGTCAGCGAGGTCCGCCCCTCACGCAGCGACTTGACCTCGGTCCCGGTGAGGACGAGTCCGGCCTCGTAGGTGTCGACGATCGCGTAGTCGTGCCGGGCCTTCTTGTTCTGGGCGACCAGCTTCCGCTTGCCGCCCTTCTGCCCGTCCTCGGCCTTGCCGCCCCCGCCGGCCTGCTTCGGCTGGGACTCCTTCGGTACGTACATTCCCTTGCTCATAGTGCTGACCATTTTCGCACTACGAGGGGGCCTGGAGACCAGTGCTTATCGGCGGGGCGGTCGGTAGGCCTCTACAGGGACAGGGACAGGGGCAGGGTGCCGGGATGCCGCTCCCCCGCGCCGCCGCGACCTCTCAGTCGCCCAGCCCTCCGAGCACCGTCTCCGCCTGCTGAAGAGCTCCCGTGTCGGCCTCCAGGTCCGGGGTGATGCCCCGCCCGTCGACACCTCGCCCCGACGGAGTCCGGTAGTGCCCCACGGTCAGCTCGGCGACCGACCCGTCCGGCAGCCGGCTGGGCATCTGCACCGACCCCTTGCCGAAGGTCCTGGACCCCACGACCACCGCGCGCCCACGGTCCTGCAGCGCCCCGGTGAGAAGCTCCGCCGCGCTCATCGTCCCGCCGTCGACGAGAGCGACCAACGCCCTGGTCGTGTCCCCGCCCGGCTCGGCGTGCAGCGCCTGCTGCTCCCCTTCGACGTCGTACGTCGCGACCAGCCCCCCGTCGAGGAAGGCGGACGCGGTGGTGACGGCCTCGGTGACCAGACCGCCGGAGTTCCCGCGCAGGTCGAGGACGACCCCGCCGCCGGCCGGAGCCTGACGCACGGCGTCACGGACCTGGTCCCCGACGCCCTTGGTGAACGAGCCGATCCTGATGACGGTGATCCCGCCGGCGAGCTCTCGAACGGTGACCGAGTCCGTGGACAGCCGAGCGCGCCGCACGGTCTGCGTCCACGCGTGTGTGCCGCGTTGCAGGCCGAGCCGGACCGCCGTACCGGCCGCCGCGTCCGTGGCGTCACCGCGCAGTAAGGAGACCACGTCGGTGACCGGCTGCCCGTCGACCTTCTCCCCGTCGACGCTGCGCAGCCGGTCGCCCTTGCGGATCCCGGCGGCCGCCGCGGGCGACCGGGAGCTCACCTTGGTCACTTCGATACGGCCGTCCCGCTCGCGCCGTGCCCACAGGCCGACGCCGGTGTACTCGCCGTCGAGGGCCTCCTCGAACTCCTCGTACTCGCCACGGGAGTAGACGGCCCCCCAGCGGTCCCCGCTGCGGCTGACGGCACGCTCGGCGGCCTCCATCGGGGACTTGCCGTCGGCCATGGCCGCCTCGGCCGCCGCGGCCACGTCCTCGTGACGATCCGCGACGGAAGCGGCCGAACGGGCCAGGTCCGGGGAGGATTTCCGGTCGCCGCGGTCGGTCTCGGGGAAGGAGCCGGTCGCCGCGCCGGCGACCAGGACGCTCGCGAACACCAATGTCAGGGCCGCCCCGCGGCGGATGCGGCGGGGCTGACAGAACAGGTCTCGTCCCGACATGCCGGTGAGTCTAGGACAACGCAAGAGGGCCGCACGGCTGGTTGACCGTACGGCCCTCTTGGCGTGTGTCACACCTTCAGGTACTTGCGCAGCGCGAAGAACGCGGCCAACGCGGGCATCAGCACGCTCGCGGCGAGGATGAGCGGCAGCTTCGTCAGTACGGCGTCCCAGCCCAGGAAGTTGATCAGGTTGAGCTTCGTGGACAGGGCCATGCCGTGGTCGATGGTGAAGTACCGGCCGACGACCAGGAAGACACAGGCGAGCCCGCCGCCGATCGCACCGGCGACGGCGGCCTCCATGATGAACGGTGCCTGGATGTAGAACCCGGACGCGCCCACGAGCCGCATGATCCCGGTCTCCCGCCGACGGCTGAACGCCGAGACGCGCACCGTGTTGACGATCAGCAGCAGGGCGACGATCAGCATGAGCGCCATGACACCGAGCGCGGCCCGGTTCATCAGGTTCAGCAGCTCGAAGAGGTTGTCCAGGATGCCCTTCTGGTCCTGCACGGACTGCACCCCGTCACGCCCGTTGAAGGCGGTCGCGATGACCTGGTACTTCTCCGGGTCCTTCAGCTTGATCCGGTACGACTCCTGCATCTGGTCCGGCGTGAGGGAGGCCGCCAGCGGGGAGTCGCCGAACTGCTCCTTGTAGTGCTTGTACGCCTGGTCCTGGGACTCGTGGATGACCGTCTCGACGACCGACATCTTCTTGAGGTCGGAGAGGATGTCCTTCTCCTGGTCCTCGGTGACCGCGCCCTTGGCGCAGTTGGGGTCCGACTCGGCGTCGCTCTTGTTGCAGAGGAAGATCGAGACGTTGACCTTGTCGTACCAGTAGCCCTTCATGGCGCCGACCTGGTCGCTCATCAGGAGCGACCCGCCGAACAGGGCGAGCGACAGGGCGACGGAGACGATGACGGCGAACGTCATCGTCAGGTTGCGACGGAGACCGACACCGATCTCGGAGAGTACGAACTGGGCGCGCATGGCGTCTTCTTCAGGCCTTTCCGTGGACTCGACGAACGGCGGTCAGTGCTGGTAGCCGTAGACACCACGTGCCTGGTCACGGACGAGGCGGCCCTGCTCCAGCTCGATGACGCGCTTGCGCATCTGGTCCACGATGTTCTGGTCGTGCGTCGCCATCAGCACGGTCGTGCCCGTCCGGTTGATCCGGTCGAGCAGCTTCATGATGCCGACGGAGGTCTGCGGGTCGAGGTTGCCGGTGGGCTCGTCCGCGATCAGCAGCTTGGGCCGGTTCACGAAGGCCCGCGCGATGGCCACGCGCTGCTGCTCACCGCCGGACAGCTCGCCCGGCATCCGGTCCTCCTTGCCGCCGAGCCCGACGAGGTCGAGCACCTGCGGCACGGACTTGCGGATCTCGCCGCGCGACTTGCCGATGACCTCCTGCGCGAAGGCGACGTTCTCGGCGACGGTCTTGTTCGGCAGCAGCCGGAAGTCCTGGAACACCGTCCCCAGCTGGCGGCGCATCTGCGGCACCTTCCAGTTGGACAGGCGCGCGAGGTCCTTGCCCAGAACGTGCACCTGCCCCTGGCTGGTGCGCTCCTCGCGAAGCACCAGCCGCAGGAAGGTGGACTTTCCGGAGCCGGAGGACCCCACGAGGAACACGAACTCGCCCTTCTCCACTTCCAGGGACACATCCCTGAGTGCGGGGCGGGTCTGCTTGGGGTAGACCTTGGATACGTTGTCGAATCGGATCACGGATGCACCACGGTAGGCCGGGGGTAGATGAGCGTGACCATACGCGAATCGGGTGCGGCGGCGCAGGCACGGGTTGGGGTTGCGCATCGGATGGGCGGTTTTGTGCCCACCTGGAAGCCCACACTCTTCAAGTGCACAGGCAGCGCCCGGAGGAACCTGGCACAGTGGAGAAGGGAACGTTCTGCTACCCCTGAGCGTTCTGGTGTACGGAACCGTCGGCAAGAAGGGTGACGCGCATGACGTACGACCGCCTGGTGTGCGCAAACTGCGCTTCGCCCGTGAGTGAGGGCCGGTGCCACGTGTGCCGGGCGAACCGTGAGCGGCTGCAGCAGGAAAATCCCTTCGCGGGCCTGAACCCGATGGCTCTCATCGCGCTGCTCGCGATTCTGATCGCGGCCCTGGCACTGCTGGCGCACCAGACCGCCTGACGGCGGCCCAAGGACATACGAAGGGCCCCGGAGCGACTTCGCTCCGGGGCCCTTCGCCGTACAGCATGCGCACATCAGGCTGATATGCGGCTACCGGGAGTCACCTTCAGGCGGCAGCGCCACCGCGGCCGCTCGCGAGGCGCGGCAGGATGCGGAAGCCGATGCCACCGGCGATCATCGTCGCGGCACCGATGACCAGGAAGGTGGTCTGCGCGGCGCCGGTCTCGGCGAGCTGCGCGCCACCCGTGCCCTGGGCGGCGGTGTCCGTGCCGGTGTCGGTGAGGGCCGAGGAGCCCTCCTCCTGGGCGGAGGTGTCCGAGCCACCGTCGGGGTCGGCGTTGTTGCCGCCGGTGCCGTTACCGGTGCCCGAGCTGTCGGTCGGGTCGGCGGTCGGGTCGTCGGTGGGTTCGGTGGGTTCGTCGGTGGGCTCGGTCGGGTCGTCGGTGACCGGCGGCGTGACCGGGTCGGTCGGGAGGTCCGTCGACGGGTCCGTGGGCAGATCTGTCGACGGGTCGGTCGGCAGGTCCGTGGAAGGATCCGTCGGGATGTCGGTGGACGGGTCGGTCGGGTCGTCGCCGAGGCCGGTGTCGACGTTCACGGCGACACCGCTGTCGCCCACGTTCACGCCGATCTCCAGCGCGGATGCGGCGCCGGCAGCGGTCAGCGAGGCGCCGGCCGCGATTACGGCACCGGCGGCTATGCGCGCGATCCGGATGCGCGTCTTCTTCGTCATGTGGTTGCTACCCCCAGTAGCTCATCGTCAATGAGGCGGCGCTCGGGGCCGTGATCGACGGGGGAAGGTAGCTGTCTTCAAGTCCCCCGGTTCACATGCGCCCCAGAGATACGCATGCCACGCTTTACCTTTCCCATTTTTCAAAGCATCGTCAAGGCCGTTGCGCGTGCGATGTCCAGGTAAGCGGTCTTTGCCGGGGAAAGCGGTCTGTGAGTGTGATGTAAAACCCAGACATAAAGCAAACTGCCGCCCGGTGGGCGGCAGTTGCGGGACATTGTCAAGTCGACAAAGTTACTTCTCCTGCTGCTTGCGCCAGCGAATCCCGGCCTCCAGGAAGCCGTCGATCTCACCGTTGAAGACGGCCTCGGGGTTGCCGACCTCGAACTCGGTACGCAGGTCCTTGACCATCTGGTACGGGTGCAGGACGTACGAACGCATCTGGTTGCCCCAGGAGTTGCCGCCGTCGCCCTTGAGGGCGTCCATCTTGGCCTGCTCCTCCTGGCGGCGCCGGTCGAGCAGCTTGGCCTGCAGGACGTTCATCGCGGACGCCTTGTTCTGGATCTGCGACCGCTCGTTCTGGCAGGAGACGACGATGCCGGTGGGCAGGTGGGTGAGGCGCACCGCGGAGTCGGTGGTGTTCACGCCCTGGCCGCCGGGCCCGGAGGAGCGGTAGACGTCCACCCGCAGCTCGGACTCGTCGATCTCGATGTGGTCGGTCTTCTCGACCACGGGCAGGATCTCGACACCGGCGAAGGAGGTCTGGCGGCGCCCCTGGTTGTCGAAGGGCGAGATGCGCACCAGCCGGTGCGTGCCCTGCTCGACGGAGAGGGTGCCGTAGGCGTACGGGATCTGCACGGCGAAGGTGGTCGACTTGATGCCGGCCTCTTCGGCGTACGAGGTCTCGTAGACCTCGGTCTTGTAGCCCTTCTGCTCCGCCCACCGCAGGTACATCCGCTGGAGCTTCTCGGCGAAGTCGGCGGCGTCGACGCCACCGGCCTCGGCACGGATGTTGACCAGCGCTTCGCGGGAGTCGTACTCACCGCTGAGCAGTGTCCGGACTTCCAGTTCGTCCAGTGCCTTCCTGACGGAGACGAGCTCGGACTCGGCCTCCGCGAGGGTGTCCGGGTCGTCCTCCTCCTGGGCCATCTCGAACAGCACGGAGAGATCATCGATCCGGCCGCGCAGCGCGTCCGCCTTCCGGACCTCGGCCTGGAGGTGGGACAGCTTGCTGGTGATCTTCTGCGCCTCGTCCGGGTTGTCCCACAGGGACGGCGCGGCCGCCTGCTCCTCGAGCACGGCGATGTCTGCCCTCAGCTTGTCGAGGTCCAGAACGGCCTCGATCGACTCCATGGTCGAGGAGAGGGACTTGAGCTCTTCGGATACATCGACGACTGCCACGCCCTCCAGCCTAACGGCTGTGGCAACCGACCACGTCCGGCCTCCACCGTCACCGGGGCTGCCGCCCCGGCCCGCTCACGGCGCAGCCGGCGCCGAGTTCTTCGTGTCCTGCGGCGACGCCCCCGCGTCGTCCCCGGACGTGGCCGCCCACACCCCGGCCCCCGCAGCGGCCACCAGCACCAGGGCGGCGGCCCCGACGGCCAGCCTGCGCCGCCGTGTGGTCGCCCGGTGCCGGGCTGATCCCGGCCGGGGCGCCCCGGCGGGCCTCGGCACCCGGGCCGTCCCGCGCGCACCCCCGGCCAGTTCGTCCGGTCCCGGCACCCTCATCGACGTGTGCGTGTCCCGGTTGGAGTCGGCGGGCTTCGCTCCCGGCACCAACGGCACGGCTCCCCGCCGCACCGGGCGCCCGGAGGACCCGGCCCCCTCGGCCGAACCCGGGCCCGGTGCGGTGTCCGCCGTGTCCTCCCCGTCCTGCCCTTCCTCCAGCTCCGCGTCCGGTTCGTCCACGTCCAACGGCGGCATCCCGACCAGCAGCGGCTGCAGCTCCCGCAACCGCGCTCCCAGCTCGGACGCCCGCAGCCG
This is a stretch of genomic DNA from Streptomyces sp. NBC_00285. It encodes these proteins:
- a CDS encoding ricin-type beta-trefoil lectin domain protein — encoded protein: MPRYRLFTRARTRSRLLTPLLTSAVAVALLGSVAVQPDLISRYAADDMAAVADTGDSYDGFDAKAAEQLRQDQCLLAESLRTGGQAMSGVAQDGLNQTPDKLHTAANREYWNTTPLSTAFQQDADAAEKEGHALYDHIGDFGISGLPTPGGFKSVTDFEWPPGVGGDDRPNFFQQTGIAKWIWEQFWKDEGDFYRDLTPGADAATVKAVKDLGEPLYGKTPDPSMPTEQRRQAYAEHEAYDQLVNWSMEPVAADNARLFLAYGGFPRTAPEPGSVEFRIAVEDLKTRFASCAWRTPVDPNRVLGREVAAASAEWQQEIAAQAAPRNQVLTANKNATKALAAGSKALGEMLGLSWRADHLVRWQDYWSAGGPGWIGDSPFVVHAHGASDKCLDVAGGKKDNGTPVQIYTCNGSVGQKWQISGDRLSNPNSGKCLTVKGGASANGTAVQISTCGTGASQKWEYGTHGTSRLYNPGTGNCLDLADYTNSRDGRMWDCTGKAPQQFDVVPSGHQGTDSLDYPTKAQFDKAAKGVTDAQTAAKKQLDLLKAQATAAKTAATTSDTALTAAYGIADEAGAPRGRGLLVGQQKAQVTKASAAALDALAKAGDTAYAATRAAAGDSATITARALTQAAQSKAAFRTAAANEARAQAKAAADAAAVQAQTAKAARDLAKAKLAETQKAEADAKAAAADAHAKRLAAEAEAATAKAEKETAAAKQAEAAQHNENAQGYAKTAQEAKGRAENAESTARAKRQDAEGARDRAKGKRDDAWDAESKANAARAKADAKDAYAEAHDSASDAKESRAAADEADKAAGDAESAAGSARSEADAATQAAADADAAATRAEAAATRARSDADAAQAAKLRADAAVRTATSAAADAIKASEASASAARTAVKLADEAEKHAADAMKQADAAKAEAAKAVAGAADAAGHAYTTAQAAEDAGNAAQQVAAPANDAIQMGAPYVTTDSAAGLVVLSGQASKTIAEQQQAVAEAHAVNAQKNAAQAASLAAAATGDAKAAYTLAAEAAGFAADARRSAKEALGYAAEAAQYAADAQASLARAKEYDRQATVDAAAADQAADRAESYAVDARSSADQAALDAEAARTAAAEAEQSAKDARAAADRADAEATAAEQAAKDAQKYAESAQQAADQAARNDANSQVQAGAGTGLGGVFSVIDDIKQRGDPQRLPDDCSRLPCDLVYEVHFDATVSYYLCLDPEVPATESGCPAADTQFLKTKTFTDLSKKVKISSWEATKDLWKGLFDSIIGDFVGCYHKITTADDGGSYGDCAWAATWLPLGGPIARVTEAIRAVDAAMRTGIGVSDALKALRVLDVDARALAAIERSARTYEEARTACIRNSFPGDTQVVLADGSRKDIRDVRFGDRLLATDPDTGSTRGEPVTRTFSHPSADLLDITLASGGDLTSTSGHKFFVIGRGWTLASDLRPGDSLRTPGASPRTVAAVLDRDASAPQTVYDLTVAGLHTFYAVAGSTPVLVHNCSDLILDEASFPEQAHTLKDHVRPNQADAEAIAHDKTVKNGYDTPNSVFIDQQTAQQVVDYALANNANKIRKWMAENKTNELTWSGTFGRNNSLGTVYYDNGRAAPKATGNGFFIKLVRAPKVEGQAKHPLGYYVQTCYPK
- the smpB gene encoding SsrA-binding protein SmpB; this translates as MYVPKESQPKQAGGGGKAEDGQKGGKRKLVAQNKKARHDYAIVDTYEAGLVLTGTEVKSLREGRTSLTDGFVQIDQGEAWLHNAHIPEYHQGSWTNHSARRKRKLLLHREEIDKLESKLQETGHTIVPLALYFLNGRAKAEIALARGKKEYDKRQTLREQQDRRESDRAIAAAKRKQRGQ
- a CDS encoding S41 family peptidase — encoded protein: MSGRDLFCQPRRIRRGAALTLVFASVLVAGAATGSFPETDRGDRKSSPDLARSAASVADRHEDVAAAAEAAMADGKSPMEAAERAVSRSGDRWGAVYSRGEYEEFEEALDGEYTGVGLWARRERDGRIEVTKVSSRSPAAAAGIRKGDRLRSVDGEKVDGQPVTDVVSLLRGDATDAAAGTAVRLGLQRGTHAWTQTVRRARLSTDSVTVRELAGGITVIRIGSFTKGVGDQVRDAVRQAPAGGGVVLDLRGNSGGLVTEAVTTASAFLDGGLVATYDVEGEQQALHAEPGGDTTRALVALVDGGTMSAAELLTGALQDRGRAVVVGSRTFGKGSVQMPSRLPDGSVAELTVGHYRTPSGRGVDGRGITPDLEADTGALQQAETVLGGLGD
- the ftsX gene encoding permease-like cell division protein FtsX, which produces MRAQFVLSEIGVGLRRNLTMTFAVIVSVALSLALFGGSLLMSDQVGAMKGYWYDKVNVSIFLCNKSDAESDPNCAKGAVTEDQEKDILSDLKKMSVVETVIHESQDQAYKHYKEQFGDSPLAASLTPDQMQESYRIKLKDPEKYQVIATAFNGRDGVQSVQDQKGILDNLFELLNLMNRAALGVMALMLIVALLLIVNTVRVSAFSRRRETGIMRLVGASGFYIQAPFIMEAAVAGAIGGGLACVFLVVGRYFTIDHGMALSTKLNLINFLGWDAVLTKLPLILAASVLMPALAAFFALRKYLKV
- the ftsE gene encoding cell division ATP-binding protein FtsE encodes the protein MIRFDNVSKVYPKQTRPALRDVSLEVEKGEFVFLVGSSGSGKSTFLRLVLREERTSQGQVHVLGKDLARLSNWKVPQMRRQLGTVFQDFRLLPNKTVAENVAFAQEVIGKSRGEIRKSVPQVLDLVGLGGKEDRMPGELSGGEQQRVAIARAFVNRPKLLIADEPTGNLDPQTSVGIMKLLDRINRTGTTVLMATHDQNIVDQMRKRVIELEQGRLVRDQARGVYGYQH
- the prfB gene encoding peptide chain release factor 2, which gives rise to MAVVDVSEELKSLSSTMESIEAVLDLDKLRADIAVLEEQAAAPSLWDNPDEAQKITSKLSHLQAEVRKADALRGRIDDLSVLFEMAQEEDDPDTLAEAESELVSVRKALDELEVRTLLSGEYDSREALVNIRAEAGGVDAADFAEKLQRMYLRWAEQKGYKTEVYETSYAEEAGIKSTTFAVQIPYAYGTLSVEQGTHRLVRISPFDNQGRRQTSFAGVEILPVVEKTDHIEIDESELRVDVYRSSGPGGQGVNTTDSAVRLTHLPTGIVVSCQNERSQIQNKASAMNVLQAKLLDRRRQEEQAKMDALKGDGGNSWGNQMRSYVLHPYQMVKDLRTEFEVGNPEAVFNGEIDGFLEAGIRWRKQQEK